GCGACTCGTCAGGGGTTCGTGCTCGGATTCAGCGGGACGGACGTTCCGGAGATCCGCGCGGGCGTCCGGGGCCTGAAGACCGTGATGGGGCGCTGACGGCCGAAACGACCGGGAATTGGCGGTATTCTTCCGCCCCATGACCCTCCCCGCCGGTTCGCGTCTCGGTCCCTATGAGGTGTTGTCCCCGATCGGCGCCGGGGGCATGGGCGAGGTCTACAAGGCGCGCGACACCCGGCTCGAACGCGTCGTCGCGGTCAAGGTCCTCCCCACCGATCTCGCCGCGACCCCGGAGCTCAAGGCCCGCTTCGAACGCGAGGCGAAGGCCGTCTCCGCCCTTTCGCACCCGCACATCTGCGCCCTCTACGACGTCGGAAGCGAAGGCGGCGTCGAGTACCTCGTCATGGAGTACCTCGAGGGGGAGACGCTCGAGGACCGGATCGGCAAGGGCCCTCTTCCCGTCGAGCAGGTCCTGAAGCTCGGGACCCAGATCGCCGACGCGCTCGAGCGCGCGCACCGCCAGGGGATCGTCCACCGGGACCTCAAGCCCGGGAACGTCATGCTCACGCGCTCCGGCGTGAAGCTCCTCGACTTCGGGCTCGCGAAATCCCTCGCTCCCGCCTCCGGGCTCCGCGACGACGCTCTCTCGTCGCTCCCGACCTCGGCGGAGCCGTCGCGGCTGACGGAGCGCGGCACGATCATGGGGACGTTCCAGTACATGTCCCCCGAGCAGCTCGAGGGGAAAGATGCCGACGCGCGGAGCGACATCTTCGCTCTGGGCGCCGTCCTCTACGAGATGGCCACGGGAAAGAAGGCGTTCTCGGGAACGAGCCGCGCCTCGCTGATCTCGTCGATCCTCCGCGACGAGCCGCGCCCGATCTCGGCGGTCGTGCCGATGACGCCTCCTGCGTTCGACCGGGTCGTCAGGACCTGCCTCGCCAAGGACCCCGACGATCGATTCCAGACCGCGCACGACGTCAAGCTCCAGCTCGAGTGGATCGCGGAAGCCGGATCGCC
This genomic interval from Thermoanaerobaculia bacterium contains the following:
- a CDS encoding protein kinase, giving the protein MTLPAGSRLGPYEVLSPIGAGGMGEVYKARDTRLERVVAVKVLPTDLAATPELKARFEREAKAVSALSHPHICALYDVGSEGGVEYLVMEYLEGETLEDRIGKGPLPVEQVLKLGTQIADALERAHRQGIVHRDLKPGNVMLTRSGVKLLDFGLAKSLAPASGLRDDALSSLPTSAEPSRLTERGTIMGTFQYMSPEQLEGKDADARSDIFALGAVLYEMATGKKAFSGTSRASLISSILRDEPRPISAVVPMTPPAFDRVVRTCLAKDPDDRFQTAHDVKLQLEWIAEAGSPAGAPAVVVSRRKSRERLAWIVAGGAIVAALALAGILARRSPAPARTVRAAIELPAGAAIEKQNASLALSPDGRMLAFVAEGSDGKTLIYLRALDSVATPVLAGTDDASYPFWSPDGRSLGFFADGKLKRIEVSGGAVQTICEAPQGRGATWGPDGTIVFTPNVFGAMERVPASGGTPVAAESEIP